The sequence below is a genomic window from Cryptococcus neoformans var. neoformans B-3501A chromosome 8, whole genome shotgun sequence.
ACGCGGATATCCCTGTCGGTGCGATTTGCTGTAAATATGAGAACCTTTCAAAGGGCTCCAAAGAACCCCCCACCCTCGTCATATTGACTCTCGCGTAGGTATCCCAAGCGAATtactctctttccttctttctgacATTACCATTTAGCATCCTCGCCCCCTACcgttccctttccctcggcacttctcttctccgctcAGCGATGCACGCCGCTATCCATCCCACcacccctccaccacccatTCCTTCCGATAAACAGACCAATACCCGTGCTCAGCTGACCGTTGCTGCCCCGAGGGTCAAGGTGAACAGGGCGTTGGCGCATGTGCAGGTTGGGAATGATGAGGCGAAAAGGTTTTATGAAAGGTTGGGTTTCAAGGAGGTTGGAATGTGAGTTATGAGCTCTCCAGGGTATGTGTGCCTGGTTATGGCTGATAAATATTCAGCGAGGAGAACTATTACTCCAAAATGGAACCTCGAGGAGCGATCTTGATGGTCTGCGACGATCTCGCCATTGCCCTTGGTGAAAAGACCGAGGCCAACGGCTCTGTTTAAGGCGTTTTGTATGGAGTCTTGATTAAAAGGATAGTACTGCTGCATTTATATACCATGCATATTTGCTATTGAACCTTTTACAAGGACTATTCATTGTAGAGTGACTACATACCATAAAACTATCGTGTATAGTCATCGCGACTCATATTTCCAGGCGTATCGCGGATACAAAAAACATATCTTTTATTGATGCGTTAAGAGCATTAGAGACCAAAAGAATGAAAGGAAACGAAAGGATAAGTccagaaaaaaatgaacgAAATATAATCAGGCTCgacttgccttttttttccacaATCGACAGGAATTGATACTATGATGCGCAGTCATAGCCAATTCGCCTGAGTTTCCACCAACACCGAATGGCCTCATAAGTGTCAAAGATTCCTCCGCTTGACCAAATTCGCCAACcacatcttcctcaacggTTCTCGCTTGATAGCGAGATACGTATCAGCCGCCGCTACATTCATTTCAAACTCTGCCATCACCTCTACCATATCCTCATCGCGCATTTCCGACTCTTGCAGTTGAAGTTGCAACAAAGCTTCAGTCCTTCTTTGTGCTTCAGTCAGGCCTGCCACAGCCATTTCGGGCGCTTGTAACGTCAAGTTGGGAGCGGACCCGGGGGTGGGAGGGGTATAGGGTTTGATACGTAATCCCGGTGGTgtttggagaagagtatGGTCGAGCATGGCTGGTGTAGATGTGGAAAATTCGGGAGATTGTTGGTCGCCTTGATTTCCTGATCCAGCGTTGGGTCCACGGCCCGGATTTCCCGTATCCAGATGAGCAGGGTTACCCGTATTCTGCATGGAATAACCGAATGGTCCATTTTGATGCATGCCGCTTAGCTGATGGGTGATCATTGGGCGGGACGAGGTACGCGGCTTTTTGGGAGGGCTACCCTGTGGTATCATGTGATGTTGCTGAGAGGAGCCGTTTAAGAGTGAAGGATCAAACGGCATGGTACGCTTCTGTGGAAGGAAAGCTTGTGACTGCGGGAAAAAAAGTTAGTATTCTATTGTATAGATTTTATGAAATTGTACTTACTCCGTTGGACAATCCAAATGATCCATCAAAATCCCCCTCGCCGCCTCCCTGTTCTCCGCTTTCCCAACTAAATACATTATGATCAGTCTGCATTGAAGTAGCTCCAAGTTGTACAAGCCCATTTCCGTTCACCGGATCGTGCATTCCTGGGTGTCCATGGGGATGATGTTGACTGCTCGACATTGGTGTCATTTGTCCATTAGTTGGCAAGCTGCTATGCGAATGTTGCCTGCTCAAGTGACCTACTTGGGCCATAGTTATCGGTTGCGGAACTTGGGCCATTTGGGCAGGAGTTGAGGTATTGGGATTGGGAGTGCTTAGATTCATCAAGctggacgaggaagaaatggaagtgTGACGAGTTTTGGTGTTTCGCGGAGCCCTGCGGCAGGAATCATTGGCGCAGAGGATGGCGAGTGAGTCGTAATGTGGGAGATGAATTTTGCGGTATTTGTATGCGTCCATTTCCTACATAGAGTCAGCTTGGATGTTATGAAGGTGGCTTACCTTTTCGGCATTCATCCACGCCTCTGGAGAAGCGGACAGTCTATGAGTGTTGTGATCCCACGAAAATCCAGGTAGaacctccatttccttgaCCAGACGATAATCCCTTTGCAGCTGTAGTACGTTAATTGTAGCACCGACATGATGAAACCTGGACCCACCCTCTGCCATCTGCTCCTACAAGCCTCTGGGGTTTTTGGCCCACCCACAAAGTTTGAATTTTCGAGCAACCGAGCGGCCTCTTTCCATACCTCAGGCTTAAAACCGTTATCTACCGTGCGGCCAGTATCCCGTTCACGCAACAAGACGTCAACAAGGATATCGGTATCCGAGTCACTCCAATGGGCTGAACGTTTGCGGTCTTTGGGAAAAAAAGGCTCATTGGAAGGCGTTGACATGATTACGGTGTCCGTGGAacaagagaaaaaaggggaCCGGAAATGTACGACCGGTGCTTAACGACTGAGCGATAAGACGGCCACTTCGTCCCTAGGCGAGCAGAGGGCGTGTAGAGAGGAGGGGGTGCTTGGGATTGTGGATTCTGAGGAGGTCAGATCTTGAAGAGACCTGATGATCTAGAGCTGCGTGGGCGCAGAGTGAGCGGGACGGCCGCAGCAGACAGGAATTGAGGCAGACGTACTAGGGACATCTACAGCACCAGACTCTTGCCCGCCTATAGATATTGCTGCCGGTCTGAGGGGATCGAGTACGTGCAGCTGTGGAGTCGAGCTGCTGGCTATTGAAAGTGACAACGGATTAACTAAAGAGTGAAGAACACTGGTGATCATTATTACATACTCCCGCAAGGCTTCCCGCGATAATCACACATCACATTTGCATCATTCCCTCCGTATCCCTATACTCTCACCCATCCCATATACCATCCTCGAAATCCATACAGAGTATCTCCAGCAGCTCTGGCAACTGCTCTGTGAAAAAACAAGTCCGAAAAACGGTCCAGTACCGGTTAATATAGCTCAATCTACCCACTCGCCTGCTCTCTTTAACCATGCCTCTCGATCTCAACTATGCACCAGGGtctgaagatgaagaggaggacaacatcgatgacgaggaCTTCCCAGGCCCATCTTCACGGAGGCAAGCTAGAGGAGCTGCtggaaagggcaagggcaagaacAAGGACGTAGGTACTCAGTCGCTACCTGATGGCTCTCATTTGACAAGCTATCCGATCAGACCGGAAGGCAGGCTTGGGAAGGGGAGTACCAGAAGTCATGGGATATCGTtcaagaggatgagagcgGCTCCCTAGAGTCTGCCGTAGAGACTCTGCTTGCACGAGGCAGACGGAAAAGGTGGATTTGTTCTATTACGCCTCTGAAAGGATAAGGCTGACCTGCACCGCAGAGCGTTGATGTCAGATACTCCCGTGAGACGGTCTATTATCCGGCACGTGTTCATTATCATCGACTTGTCAGAATCCATGTTAGATAAGGACTACCGGCCGACAAGGTACATGCTTCACAAGTACCCGCTCTCGGGGGTCAGCGATACTGATCTTTTTAACCAGATTCGAGGTCATCCTAGGATACCTCCGAACATATGTCGTCGAGTGGTTTGATCAGAATCCTCTAGGCCAGATCGGTGTCATTGCCATGCGTGATCGATTATCAGAAGTCTTGATACCCATGGGAGGCAAGTTTATCCCCCCTCACACTTGCCGTAGCTCTCAACTGAACGTTACAGCCTCCAATAGGAAGTCCCGAAGAGATTGTTCGCGCCCTTTCGGACAAGCGTAAACTCGAACCGTCAGGCGAACCGTCCCTCCAAAACGGTCTTGTCATGGCCAAGGGCGGTATGGCCCATTTACCCTCTACCTCTTCCCTTGAaatcctcgtcatcttctccgcTATATCCACCGCCGACCCCGACGGACCGATCACTATTCACAATGTGCTCGATACTCTGGCAACAGGGCATATACGTacatccatcctctctctctcggGAGAAATCAAGATTTGTAAACAAATTGCCGAGCGGACGGGAGGTAAATTCGGTGTAGCTCTGGATCAAGAACATTTAAAAGATTTGTTATGGGAAACTATCCCTCCGCCCGCGACGACCATCGCACCCGTCACAGCCAATGTCCGTTCAGCACTCGCCGCTGGTGGCCGTGGTCCGAACCAAACAGGGGAGCGAGCGCCTGCAGGCGATCTCATGGTGATGGGGTTCCCTATTCGCTTACCCCTTGGCGGAGAAACAATGTGTGCCTGTCATGGGTTGTTGAGAAAGGGAGGATATCTCTGTCCGAGATGTGGGAGTAAGCTTTGTGATGTACCGACGGATTGTGAGGTATGTGGGTTGATGGTGGTTAGCAGTCCCCATCTCGCTCGAAGGTAGGTCACTTCATGTTTGATTGAAACATGGTTTTGCTGATCGAACcgcgaaaaaaaaaatttAAAAAAAATAGCTTCTGGTTCTTATTCCCTGTGGCCAATTATGGTCCATTATCTATCGAGGATGTGGTGGAATCGAGCGAGACATGCTTTGGGTGTGATAGCGAGTTTTCCGATGTACGTCTCTTTGACTCTCTTAATCATCTTTTGAAAAACTATGTATCGCTAATCAAGAGGTCAAGGCTACCGCGATCAATGCTGGCGTAGCCCAAGTTGAAGATGGTGTGAGCCCCACGGGACGGTATAGATGCGCCAAGTGCAAGCATGATTTCTGTGCCGACTGTGATCTCTACATCCACGACACACTACACACCTGCCCTGGGTGTTCGTAATAGCCAACCCCCCCTCTTGAACTTGGAACATGAGAAACAGTATAATGCATAATCACCACACCGTTACCAATTGATACACACTAGATCATACAGATGCATGTTTTCGTTACAAATAatagaaagaaaaaagaaaaagaaaagtcCGCTGTCGTACATGGATCGTCCGTATACTATGCTATACTGAAAATCATCAAGCACTATGCTGCTGTTATCCATGACACAAAATGTCCGCTTGCGTTAAACCAAGAGTCCACCCATTATCATCCCAATCACCATGACTCCCATCCCAACTACCGTCTCCGCCCCCATCCTCCTGGGCGCGGCACTACTCGACCCATCATCACTCACGTTACTCCCCCCCCCATTATTCCCTACTGCGATACTACTAACCGCGCTGTTATCCACACTTATCACGGGCACATCCATCACCTCGTACGCGCTGCTATTCGCCAAACCCAAGTACTGCGGTGCACCGGGCTGAAGGAGTGCAGGGGTGGCAGAGTATACGTACGTGGGGGTTGGGAATGTCGGGTCTGGGAGGACGGCGTTGGGCAAGGCGGTTTgaagggtggtggtgagCGATAGGGCGGCGATGGAGGTGGGTGTAGGCGAGTTACCGTCGGCGGTAGAGGTGGTGATGGAGTTGTAGTCATCCGTAGAGTTGCTGGCGACGGATGTGGATTCAAGTGGGAGGAAACCGACCAGCGGCGCTTGTTTCCCGTTGATTCCATAGCTGTTTTGAGCGATTACGTGTAGTGTCAGCAGCTGGCAAAATCGCACAAATCAATGTAGAAAATAAATCAAAAAAATCACCTAAAGATAGTATACACATTCTTTAAAAACGGAGTACCCAGTTGCCAATCAATCCCGTCGCCTGTCGCGGGCTGAGCGATAGGCCAAGCGAGACACATGCTTGACTGTGCGATACCGGCATAAATCCAATCAGACGGCTGGAGCTGGATGTACCTCCCACTATACGATTTTTTTGCTCGTTAGCACAATCTTATTTAGTAATCATAAAAAAACACGGGCGTACCCGAAAGAGAATCCCAAAGTCATTCGAGTATTACAAGGCACCGCCCATTGACCTTCTGATACTTCTCGCGCATCAGTGATCAAGCGAAACAGCTTGACCACATCCTGCTGTGGTCCCGCGATACCGTTAAACCCTGCATCAAGCAAGGCCACGGAGCCGAGGCCGATCGAGGCGTAAGACGAGTTGATACCGACGTCTGTACCGTTCACAGTCACGCTTTCAAGGTCGAGTGCCCAGTAAAGGTATTCTTCTTGGGATAGTTCGGAAACGGTCGAGGGGAAAGCGTCGAGTTGGGATTCATCGCTCCGTTTACGTTGTGCGTCGGAAGTAGATGCCGCTTCGCTGTTCTCGCTCGTCGACGAAGCTGATAGAGTACCAGTGCTCGCCGTGAGAGCTTGCTCCTCTGTAGCCGTATCATTCGCCGAGACAGGTTGCCCAAAAGGCACCACATCATGCCACTCGATATCCCCTACCGTCCTGCCTGATCCCTCGGTATCATCGACATAATAACTCGACAGGCCACCCAAAGTGAGCGAGCCGATAGATGGCCTGTAGCGTGATGATGCAGAGGCGGCGgctgaagacgaggaagaggtggaggttgaagaggatttgATAGGGGCGGACAAGGCGAGTGCGAATACAGGGTAAGGCAGGTGTGGTGTCCGTACGAGGTTTTCGAGAAGAGTGGGAAAGTAAGCCGGGCGGGATGCGCTGGCTGTAGACGCGCTCGCGGTCCCCGTCGCATTGGACACTGTCGAAACAGATGTTTCATTCGCGAGACTGCTACTGCTTGTAGAAGCAATCGTATTTGCCTGTTCATGCTTTTCAAAAAGCACATGCGTCAAAGTAGATAATCTCGGGAAACCCAGGCCGAGAATCCCAGAACTCTTTTGACTGCTCAGCGTCAGATTCGTCGCATTGATCATCCCAAACACTTGGCCTTGCAGCACACTGTCTCCCAGGATGATCGTCTCTGTCGCCAAGAAGCCAGATGCGACTGTCCCGTCCGCATAGCTCGTATTCCACACTGTCTGATTCGAGTCGATCGATTCGAAACCGGCAGAATGCTTGGAGACGTCATAGTATGGGTTCGTCGTGGTTCCAAGTGATGTAGGACAATGGGAGCCGCACAAGGTggaggcgaggaggatatCGGACGAGGCGAGGTCTAATTGGAGAGGGTAGGTGGTCGGCGGTGAACCTATTGACACGGGCACAACAAACGTGCTTCATTGGTTTTTTCGTCCCATCAACTTGATGTCTTTATTTATTTGTGACAACAACTCACTTTTGGCTTGTCCCTAAAGGTAGCAGAGTACCATTATCTGACCGCTTGACCATCCCCCGATCCTCTCTTCCGACCAAATCGAGCTCCACACCGCCTACACCCACAAACGGCGGCGGTGtactcctcctcctcctctccacgGACCTCTTGCGCGCACTGGCTTTCCGTATCAGTTGTTCGCCATGACCACGATCCCGAGTGATTGCGCGTTCGGGCATGTCTACTGCCTGGCGAGTAGCGGCATGATGGACTGATTCGGGCGAGAGGCCATTGTGCGAATCGGTATTATCGAGGGTAGCGACGGTAGCGACGGTAGCGAAGGAAAgggggaggatggagaggacgGTGAGGATATGGGGTTTGACCATGTTTGTTTAGGGAATGGTCGGTAGGGTGTGTGTGGAAAGATGTTATATGGACATGCGAGTGATTGTATAGCGAGAAGAATTGTagagtttttttttccccgCGATGCGCGATTGAAGGCGGTGAAGGCGAAAGTCGCAGCAGCTGTGTCGAGCTGTGAGTCTGTTGTGGAATGGGTCGTGCCGTGGTCCGGATGGCTGAGGGAGTGTATGCGTATGCTTGTGGGTGATGGATTTCGAGTGCCGGGGATGTTATACAATGGAcggtgaagaggaaaacgACAAGGCGGGTTCGAAATAACAAGCGCGCGGCGCGTAACAACAATCAAGTCTTGCATGTTCTCTATTCCTTCTCTACCACTCGCAAACCCACAGCCCTGGACGTTATGCGATGCATTACAATAAACCCGTACTTATGCACACTCTCAACAGCGCTCAACCTCCCCACACCTCTCTAAAACTCTTCCTCGTTACCGCCTCCAAACCATCCGGCGTAGACTAGTATCGTGCCGTAGACGAGCATACCGCCCGCAATCGACATCCAGCAAGCAGCGGGCTGGATCAAGGCAGAGTGGGTGAGTAGCAAGGGGAGGGAAAGACCGGTCATCTACGTTGTCCCATGCATTGCAGGAAATTTACGAATCAGCGGTGAGGCTTCTCTACTGACGTATAGTTTCGAGGGATGGATCCAAGGGGGAGCCAAGGGAGGTACGTACCACAAGCATACCGGTGAGGAAGCGGCCAAAGTCGATATAGGCAGAGTTGAATTCTGGAGAAAGGTCGTCGGCCGAGGCGCAGCGAGAGCATATCCAGTTGGGGAACGGCGCGAGGATGAATGTGAGGGCTGGTTCGTGTGGGTTCAGGTTAGCCATTCGGTGCGCCCATGCAAGATGTGTGTAGAACAGAATGCGGGGGCTTGGTCAGGAGATGTGCCAAAACGTACCGACAAGGAGGGGCAACCAGTTTGCCCAGAGCGCACACGACAGGATGACCAGCAGGAAACCTGCGGCCAGGATGaatgagagaaggatgacggCTGTGTTTCCGGTTGCGTAAAAGGTCGGGGGGTAGATGTGGCCGCATTCGATATGGGCCGGGAGATGTGCGGATGTGAGAGGGGGGGTGAGAGTGGTGACGAGTGGTGACGAGAGAGGTGATGAGAGAGTGAGCGGGGGAGACAAAGAGGGATGGACGGGAGACGTACTTTTGAGACCAGCTGTCATGGCTTCTTGGACGTGGCTGGGATAACGGCGATGGTGATGATACAGAGCCAAGAATGTGTCCAACGATACATCTCATGTCCGACGTCACCCGTAGGCTCGCGGAGGTGGAGGCTCAACAGGCACGCCAGTGAGGCACGCAGAGCAGTACAGGTGATTTAGGCATGAGGGGTGGAGTTTAAAGGAAAAGGGTCAACTCATACTCAAGTCACTATGGGCAGACTAGAACGATGGGGGGTGTTAAATGCACTTTGGATAACTGCAATGTGAACTGGGTTATAACAAGCGCTTCACCCGTGGAAGCTCGATCCTGCAACGATTACTTTGGATTACTTTAGATTACTTTAGATGCTTTGGACAACTACTCTAGCCCCGCAACACCCAATGCAATGCCCATACATCTCCAGCGCCAAGACGCCGCCGTCTAGAAAACATGTGTCTAGAGAACAACGATGGTGTTTGGCGTATATCTCGAGCTGTTGTAGGTGCGCTTGCCAGCCTGTCTCGATTCGTCAGCCACCGCGGgcgccaaaaaaaaagtcgaGACGCACCTCCCACCCGGGATAGTCCTTCataatctccttctccctcgccaGGGCGGCCTGCTGGCGCCTGTACGCATCCCTGTCCTGctcggcaagaagaagcgggaCGACGTTGATCCTTGACCACGCCTTTTCGCGCTTGAGCTCACTGCGACGCACACATCAGCCCGCTGCCGCCGCTGGAGAAAACGCAACATGCACGCACCGCTTCTCGACGTTGCCCTGGCCGAGCCTGTAGAAGCCGAGGGTGCAGATGGCAAAGACGCCGCCGAAGAGGACGGCGCCGGAGGGACCCTTGAGGGGGAGGTTGCGCTTGTACCTGAGGGTCTCGTAGCCCCCCGGCGGGGGCATGTCCCTGGGCGGGTGAGCGGCGTGGCGTGCGTGGGCGCAGAGTACTCACTGCCTGAATCCGTGCGACATGGtgatgtggatgtggatgcGAGTGGGCGGAAACGGCGATATGGCGGGGGGATATCTCCGCGAGTTTTTGCGGAATTTCTCCCGGTGGTATTACAACTTGGCGCTGCGAGTGTGCGCCGTACTGTGCGACGACGATGAATCGCTTCGCAAACGCATTCTCAGCGTGAGCACTCTTCCCCCCGCGCCCGCACACGCTCAGCCCCCACAGCGCAATCCCCACCCCCGCCAGCTCAGACGCCGTCTCCCTCTACTCCCCCGAGCCCGCCTTCCCCCCCGCCACAGCCAGAGACGACAGGCATCCCGCGCCCGTATACGACGACCCCAGGTCCCCGCACCACGCCGCAGGCCATGCAGCCCGCCAGCCCGCCCGCCCACACACCCGCCCCGCGTTCCTGCGCCACCTGACAGACGACGGCCCCCGCTCGCAGGCGTCCACCCCGCGCGGC
It includes:
- a CDS encoding hypothetical protein (Match to ESTs gb|CF184854.1|CF184854, gb|CF184099.1|CF184099, gb|CF184098.1|CF184098; HMMPfam hit to Acetyltransf_1, Acetyltransferase (GNAT) family, score: 37.4, E(): 4.1e-08); translated protein: MTATYSTTGTVSNPLDLSQIQGEHTSVNLSSSNKKNVKPNVKVTLTSLTPNNSGTLRKINSVVIPIVYSEKFYKDVLDPLLDDVNKLIYYADIPVGAICCKYENLSKGSKEPPTLVILTLAILAPYRSLSLGTSLLRSAMHAAIHPTTPPPPIPSDKQTNTRAQLTVAAPRVKVNRALAHVQVGNDEAKRFYERLGFKEVGIEENYYSKMEPRGAILMVCDDLAIALGEKTEANGSV
- a CDS encoding hypothetical protein (HMMPfam hit to Ssl1, Ssl1-like, score: 407.5, E(): 1.6e-119), which gives rise to MPLDLNYAPGSEDEEEDNIDDEDFPGPSSRRQARGAAGKGKGKNKDTGRQAWEGEYQKSWDIVQEDESGSLESAVETLLARGRRKRALMSDTPVRRSIIRHVFIIIDLSESMLDKDYRPTRFEVILGYLRTYVVEWFDQNPLGQIGVIAMRDRLSEVLIPMGGNPEEIVRALSDKRKLEPSGEPSLQNGLVMAKGGMAHLPSTSSLEILVIFSAISTADPDGPITIHNVLDTLATGHIRTSILSLSGEIKICKQIAERTGGKFGVALDQEHLKDLLWETIPPPATTIAPVTANVRSALAAGGRGPNQTGERAPAGDLMVMGFPIRLPLGGETMCACHGLLRKGGYLCPRCGSKLCDVPTDCEVCGLMVVSSPHLARSFWFLFPVANYGPLSIEDVVESSETCFGCDSEFSDATAINAGVAQVEDGVSPTGRYRCAKCKHDFCADCDLYIHDTLHTCPGCS
- a CDS encoding hypothetical protein (Match to ESTs gb|CF193293.1|CF193293, gb|CF192428.1|CF192428, gb|CF189300.1|CF189300; HMMPfam hit to Vps55, Vacuolar protein sorting 55, score: 116.8, E(): 5e-32) — translated: MTAGLKTVILLSFILAAGFLLVILSCALWANWLPLLVALTFILAPFPNWICSRCASADDLSPEFNSAYIDFGRFLTGMLVMTGLSLPLLLTHSALIQPAACWMSIAGGMLVYGTILVYAGWFGGGNEEEF
- a CDS encoding hypothetical protein (Match to ESTs gb|CF189021.1|CF189021, gb|CF187917.1|CF187917, gb|CF192959.1|CF192959; HMMPfam hit to GRIM-19, GRIM-19 protein, score: 61.0, E(): 3.1e-15); the encoded protein is MSHGFRQDMPPPGGYETLRYKRNLPLKGPSGAVLFGGVFAICTLGFYRLGQGNVEKRELKREKAWSRINVVPLLLAEQDRDAYRRQQAALAREKEIMKDYPGWEAGKRTYNSSRYTPNTIVVL